One part of the Ailuropoda melanoleuca isolate Jingjing chromosome 6, ASM200744v2, whole genome shotgun sequence genome encodes these proteins:
- the NKTR gene encoding NK-tumor recognition protein isoform X8 — translation MSPKGHSERSDTNEKRSVDSNAKREKPVVRPEEIPPVPENRFLLRRDMPLVTVEPEPKIPDVTPIVSDQKPSVSKSGRKIKGRGTIRYHTPPRSRSCSESDDDDSSETPPHWKEEMQRLRAYRPPSGEKWSKGDKLSDPCSSRWDERSLSQRSRSWSYNGYYSDLSAARHSDGHSKKRRKEKKVKHKKKAKKQKHCRRHKQTKKRRIIVPSDRESSKSSTRRMKSSCDRERRSRSSSLSSHHSSKRDWSKSDKDDQSSSTHSSRDSYRSKSHSQSYSRGSSRSRTPSKSSSHSRSRSKSRSTSKSGHQRTASKSPRQTTSQLSENKPVKTEPLRATVPQNENVVVQPVVAENIPVIPLSDSPPPSRWKPGQKPWKPSYERIQEMKAKTTHLLPLQSTYSLANIKETGSSSSYHKREKNSESDRSAYSKYSDRSSESSPRSRSRSSRSRSYSRSYTRSRSVASSHSRSRSASSRSHSRNKYSDHSQCSRSSSYSSVSSDDGRRAKRKFRSSGKKNSTSNKRHSSSSEKRLRNKYVKSREKSLSQRKYSESRSSLDDSSDSEQSSVQVTQSAQEKEKQVQMEMNNKQEKNRDEEKSKPGQECLRSKKRALKENLSDHLRNGSKPKRKNYAGSRWDSESNSERDVTKNSKHISRPSSDKEEGEATSDSESEFGEIHSKAKPPAKSSAGSPLPDGNGAWKSSKRRSSTSDSGGSYSNSENTRRKARKHKHVSKENLKREQTKKAKEKLKGKKDKKHKAPKRKQAFRWQPPLEFGEEEEEEISEKQVTQEAKEKKQVSENSETMKENTPHTEKSCEEGSLSGKCNPVMTSSDTDQPTKEDSKLGASPTAFNPEGHGAASPSSIQHVAEGVPSSVEDVLQTDDNMEICTPDRSSPAKEASPLGNSKLATPDRNSVLKQDMHTQHPETEEVKQESSVSESKTMGDMGKRDTSSASLASAVESTVKREGAEKSQIGLLDNKWKPLQGVGNLAAPTAPTSSAMEVKALTAVPEMKPQGLRIEIKSKNKVRPGSLFDEVRKTARLNRRPRNQESSSDEQTPSRDGDSQSRSPSRSRSKSETKSRHRTRSVSYSRSRSRSRSSTSSYRSRSYSRSRSRGWYSRGRTRSRSSSYRSYKSHRSSSRSRSRSSSYDPHSRSSRSYTYDSYSSRSRSRSQRSDSYHRGRSYNRRSRSCRSYGSDSESDRSYSHHRSPSESSTYS, via the exons GAAGATTCCTGATGTTACACCCATTGTAAGTGATCAGAAACCATCTGTATCAAAATCTGGACGGAAGATTAAAGGAAGGGGCACAATT CGCTATCACACTCCTCCAAGATCAAGATCATGTTCCGAATCAGACGATGATGATAGCAGTGAAACTCCTCCTCACTGGAAAGAGGAAATGCAGAGATTAAGAGCATACAGACCACCTAGTGGAGAAAAATGGAGTAAAGGAGACAA ATTAAGTGACCCTTGTTCAAGCCGATGGGATGAGAGAAGCCTGTCCCAGAGATCCAGATCGTGGTCCTATAATGGATATTATTCAGACCTTAGTGCAGCAAGACACTCCGATGGTCACAGTAAAAAAcgcaggaaagagaaaaaggttaaacataaaaagaaagctaaaaagcAGAAGCATTGCAGAAGACACAAGCAGACTAAGAAGAGAAGGATTATTGTACCATCAGACAGAGAATCCTCAAAATCTTCCACTCGACGAATGAAGTCCTCTTGTGACAGAGAAAGGAGATCTCGTTCTTCCTCGTTATCATCTCATCACTCATCAAAGAGGGACTGGTCTAAATCTGATAAGGATGACCAGAGCTCTTCAACCCATTCCAGCAGAGACTCCTATAGATCTAAGTCTCACTCGCAGTCTTACTCTAGAGGAAGCTCAAGATCAAGGACTCCATCAAAATCCTCATCACATTCTCGAAGTAGATCAAAGTCCAGATCTACTTCCAAGTCAGGGCACCAAAGGACAGCATCAAAATCACCAAGACAAACAACCTCTCAGTTAAGTGAAAATAAACCAGTTAAGACGGAACCTTTAAGAGCAACAGTgccacaaaatgaaaatgtcgTAGTACAACCAGTGGTGGCGGAAAATATTCCTGTAATACCATTGAGTGACAGTCCCCCTCCTTCAAGGTGGAAGCCGGGACAGAAGCCTTGGAAGCCCTCCTATGAGCGAATTCAGGAAATGAAAGCTAAAACAACCCATTTGCTGCCCCTCCAAAGCACTTACAGTTTAGCAAATATCAAAGAGACTGGAAGTTCATCATCCtaccataaaagagaaaaaaattcagaaagtgaTCGGAGTGCTTATTCAAAATACAGTGATAGAAGTTCGGAAAGCTCACCAAGGTCAAGGAGCAGATCTTCTAGGAGTAGATCTTATTCCAGGTCATACACAAGGTCACGAAGTGTAGCTAGTTCACATTCAAGATCTAGGTCTGCCTCATCCAGATCTCATTCGCGAAATAAATACAGTGATCATTCACAATGTAGTAGATCATCGTCATACTCTTCTGTTAGCAGTGATGATGGAAGACGAGCCAAGAGAAAATTTAgatccagtgggaaaaaaaatagcacttcAAATAAGAGGCATAGCAGCAGCTCTGAGAAGAGACTTcgcaataaatatgtgaaaagcagagagaagtCTTTGAGTCAGAGAAAGTATAGTGAAAGCAGGTCATCTTTAGATGATTCTTCAGACAGTGAACAGTCAAGTGTTCAGGTTACACAGTCagcacaggaaaaagagaagcaagtcCAAATGGAAATGAACaacaagcaagagaaaaacagagatgaagagaaatcCAAGCCTGGACAGGAATGCCTTCGTTCAAAGAAAAGGGCCTTGAAAGAGAATCTTTCTGATCACCTTAGAAATGGCAGTAAGCCCAAAAGGAAGAATTATGCTGGGAGTAGATGGGACTCTGAGTCAAACTCTGAACGAGATGTAACTAAAAACAGTAAACATATTTCCCGGCCATCTTCTGATAAGGAGGAAGGTGAGGCTACATCAGATTCTGAGTCAGAGTTTGGTGAAATTCACAGCAAAGCCAAACCCCCAGCAAAGTCTTCGGCAGGTAGTCCGCTGCCTGATGGTAATGGCGCTTGGAAATCAAGTAAGCGGCGGTCTTCAACCTCTGACTCTGGGGGGTCCTATTCCAATTCAGAAAACACTAGAAGAAAGGCACGGAAGCACAAACATGTGTCAAAGGAAAATCTTAAACGGGAACAGACCAAAAAAGCGAAGGAgaaattgaaagggaaaaaagacaaaaagcacaaGGCTCCAAAACGAAAACAGGCATTTCGCTGGCAGCCTCCACTAGAATttggtgaggaggaggaggaggagattaGTGAAAAACAAGTTACTCAggaggcaaaagagaaaaaacaagtttctgaaaatagtgaaaccatgaaagaaaatactCCACACACTGAGAAGTCCTGCGAAGAGGGCAGCCTTTCAGGTAAATGTAATCCAGTCATGACTTCATCAGATACTGATCAGCCTACTAAAGAGGATAGTAAACTCGGCGCTTCTCCCACGGCTTTCAATCCTGAGGGACACGGAGCCGCTTCTCCCTCCAGCATTCAGCATGTTGCAGAAGGTGTCCCAAGCAGCGTGGAGGATGTACTGCAGACAGATGACAACATGGAGATTTGCACTCCTGATAGGAGTTCCCCGGCCAAGGAGGCATCCCCTCTAGGAAATTCAAAGCTTGCCACCCCAGACAGAAACAGCGTTCTAAAACAGGATATGCACACACAGCATCCTGAGACCGAGGAGGTAAAACAGGAAAGCAGCGTGTCTGAAAGCAAAACGATGGGGGACATGGGGAAACGGGACACCAGTTCTGCTAGCCTGGCCAGTGCCGTGGAAAGCACTGTGAAGAGAGAGGGGGCTGAGAAGAGCCAAATTGGTCTCCTGGATAACAAATGGAAGCCCCTGCAAGGGGTGGGGAACCTGGCGGCACCGACGGCTCCCACATCCAGCGCCATGGAGGTGAAGGCGTTGACTGCTGTCCCTGAGATGAAGCCACAAGGCTTGAGGatagaaattaaaagcaaaaataaagttcGGCCTGGGTCTCTCTTTGATGAAGTAAGAAAGACAGCACGCTTAAACCGGAGGCCAAGGAATCAGGAGAGTTCAAGTGATGAGCAGACACCTAGTCGGGATGGGGATAGCCAGTCCAGGAGTCCAAGCAGATCTAGAAGTAAATCTGAAACcaaatcaagacacagaacaaGGTCTGTCTCCTACAGTCGCTCAAGAAGTCGATCTCGAAGTTCCACATCATCTTATCG ATCAAGAAGCTATTCTAGAAGTCGGAGCAGAGGATGGTACAGCAGAGGCCGCACCAGAAGCCGGAGCAGTTCCTACCGCAGTTACAAAAGTCATAG GTCATCCAGCAGGAGCAGATCCAGGAGCAGCTCGTACGACCCCCACAGTCGGTCCAG CAGGTCCTACACTTACGATAGCTACTCCAGcaggagccggagccggagccagAGGAGTGACAGTTACCACCGAGGCAGAAGCTACAACAGGCGATCCAG GAGTTGTAGATCTTATGGCTCTGACAGTGAAAGTGACCGAAGTTACTCTCATCACCGGAGCCCCAGTGAAAGCAGCACATATAGTTGA